From the Exiguobacterium aurantiacum genome, one window contains:
- the rpsP gene encoding 30S ribosomal protein S16, whose translation MAVKIRLKRMGANKSPFYRIVVADSRSPRDGRFIEQVGHYNPVAKPEAEVRINEELALKWLADGAKPSDTVRNLFSKAGIMEKFHNAKNAK comes from the coding sequence ATGGCAGTTAAAATTCGTCTCAAGCGCATGGGCGCAAACAAATCACCTTTCTACCGGATCGTTGTAGCTGATTCACGTTCACCACGTGATGGCCGCTTCATCGAGCAAGTCGGTCACTACAACCCGGTTGCAAAACCAGAAGCAGAAGTTCGCATCAATGAAGAACTCGCTCTCAAATGGTTGGCAGACGGCGCGAAGCCATCTGACACAGTACGTAACTTGTTCTCTAAAGCAGGGATCATGGAGAAATTCCACAACGCGAAAAACGCGAAGTAA
- the ffh gene encoding signal recognition particle protein, which produces MAFEGLSERLQSTLAKMRGKGKISEADVKEMMREVRLALLEADVNFKVVKQFVNDVKERAIGQDVMKSLTPGQQVVKIVHEELTNLMGSDVVPITFNPKPPTVVMMVGLQGAGKTTTTGKLANLIRKKHNRSPLLVAADIYRPAAIKQLETLGKQLDLPVFSLGDQVKPEEIVTKALEYAKTNHHDFVLIDTAGRLHIDETLMGELENVKTIAKPNEIFLVVDAMTGQDAVNVADSFNEKLGITGVVLTKLDGDTRGGAALSIKAVTGAPIKFVGLGEKLDALEPFHPERMASRILGMGDVLTLIEKAESQMDQDAAKELESKIRDASFTFDDFIEQLGQVKNMGPIDELLSMLPGAGKMKGLKNVQIDEKQLDHVEAIIRSMTKHERSNPEVLNASRRKRIAKGSGRSIQEVNRLIKQFDDMKKLMKQMSGQMKGKKKGLGLPFF; this is translated from the coding sequence ATGGCATTTGAAGGATTATCCGAACGGTTGCAATCGACACTGGCGAAAATGCGGGGGAAAGGTAAAATTTCCGAAGCAGATGTCAAAGAGATGATGAGAGAAGTTCGTCTCGCACTCCTTGAAGCCGATGTCAACTTCAAAGTGGTCAAACAGTTCGTCAACGACGTGAAAGAACGGGCCATTGGCCAAGACGTCATGAAATCGTTGACACCTGGCCAACAAGTTGTCAAAATCGTTCATGAAGAGCTAACGAACTTGATGGGAAGCGATGTCGTCCCAATCACATTTAACCCAAAACCACCGACAGTCGTCATGATGGTCGGGTTACAAGGTGCGGGGAAAACGACGACGACCGGGAAGCTCGCGAACTTGATTCGCAAAAAGCACAACCGGAGTCCACTTCTCGTCGCGGCGGATATTTATCGGCCAGCGGCCATCAAACAGCTCGAGACACTCGGCAAGCAGCTCGATTTACCGGTGTTCTCACTTGGCGATCAAGTGAAGCCGGAAGAAATCGTCACAAAAGCGCTCGAGTACGCCAAAACCAATCATCACGATTTCGTGTTGATCGATACGGCCGGTCGCCTTCACATTGACGAGACGCTCATGGGCGAACTCGAGAACGTGAAGACGATTGCCAAACCAAATGAAATCTTCCTCGTCGTCGATGCGATGACGGGTCAAGATGCGGTCAACGTGGCCGACAGCTTCAATGAGAAACTCGGAATCACCGGCGTCGTGCTCACAAAGCTCGACGGTGATACACGTGGTGGGGCAGCCCTTTCAATCAAGGCAGTCACGGGAGCGCCGATTAAGTTCGTCGGTCTCGGTGAAAAGTTGGATGCCCTCGAACCATTCCACCCGGAACGCATGGCGTCACGGATTCTTGGGATGGGGGACGTGCTCACGCTCATTGAAAAAGCCGAGTCACAGATGGACCAAGATGCCGCGAAAGAGCTTGAAAGCAAAATTCGCGATGCATCGTTCACGTTCGATGATTTTATCGAGCAGTTGGGTCAAGTGAAAAACATGGGCCCAATTGATGAATTGCTCTCGATGTTACCTGGTGCAGGTAAGATGAAAGGGTTGAAGAACGTCCAAATCGACGAGAAGCAACTCGATCATGTCGAGGCGATCATTCGCTCGATGACGAAGCATGAGCGCTCCAATCCTGAAGTGCTCAACGCGAGTCGTCGTAAGCGGATCGCAAAAGGGAGCGGTCGTTCCATCCAGGAAGTGAACCGTCTCATCAAACAGTTCGATGACATGAAAAAGCTCATGAAGCAGATGTCAGGACAAATGAAAGGGAAGAAAAAAGGTCTCGGCCTTCCGTTCTTCTAA
- a CDS encoding putative DNA-binding protein: MSLEKTNRMNYLFDFYQALLTPKQRNYMSLYYLDDYSLGEIAEEFEVSRQAVYDNIKRTEAMLEQYEEKLALFEKFEQRQQLLQTLKRQVEHSSDATETISALENLE, translated from the coding sequence ATGTCGCTCGAAAAGACGAATCGAATGAACTATTTGTTCGATTTTTATCAAGCACTACTCACACCGAAACAGCGCAACTATATGTCTCTTTATTACCTAGATGACTACTCGCTCGGAGAGATTGCGGAAGAGTTTGAAGTCAGCCGTCAAGCGGTCTACGATAACATAAAGCGTACCGAAGCGATGCTTGAGCAGTATGAGGAGAAGTTGGCCTTGTTCGAGAAATTCGAACAGCGACAACAACTGCTTCAGACGCTCAAACGTCAAGTCGAACATTCGTCCGACGCGACGGAAACGATTTCGGCGCTTGAGAATTTAGAGTAG
- the ftsY gene encoding signal recognition particle-docking protein FtsY: MSFFKKLKEKLTTSTQEASQKFTDGLTKTRDGFASAVNDLVYRFREVDEDFFDELEDLLIQADVGVTTTMDLVEDLKEEVKRRNLKDPVAVRDALVEVVAKRLQEDESDRELNMQDGLTVILFVGVNGVGKTTTIGKLAHQLKSEGRSVMLAAGDTFRAGAIDQLQVWGERAGVPVIRQAEGSDPAAVVFDAVQAAKSRGVDVLICDTAGRLQNKVNLMKELEKVKRVIEREVPNGPHEVLLALDATTGQNAMVQAKAFQEATNVSGIVLTKLDGTAKGGIVLAIRNELDIPVKYVGLGEKVDDLQAFDPEQFVYGLFGDIFEEKQQTNDDLA; this comes from the coding sequence TTGAGTTTTTTTAAGAAGTTAAAAGAGAAGTTGACGACCTCGACGCAAGAGGCGTCACAAAAGTTTACCGACGGATTGACGAAGACGCGGGACGGGTTTGCCAGTGCCGTCAACGATCTCGTCTACCGGTTCCGCGAAGTCGATGAGGATTTCTTCGATGAACTCGAGGATTTGCTCATCCAGGCGGACGTCGGGGTGACGACGACGATGGACCTCGTCGAAGATTTGAAAGAAGAAGTGAAGCGCCGCAATTTGAAAGATCCGGTCGCCGTCCGTGACGCGCTCGTCGAAGTCGTGGCGAAGCGACTTCAAGAAGACGAGTCGGACCGGGAGTTGAACATGCAGGACGGATTGACCGTCATCTTGTTCGTCGGCGTCAACGGCGTCGGGAAGACGACGACGATTGGCAAGCTCGCGCACCAGTTGAAGTCGGAAGGCCGTTCGGTCATGCTCGCGGCAGGGGATACGTTCCGGGCCGGTGCCATCGACCAGCTCCAAGTTTGGGGCGAACGTGCCGGCGTCCCGGTCATCCGCCAAGCCGAAGGGTCGGACCCGGCCGCGGTCGTGTTCGACGCCGTTCAGGCAGCGAAATCGCGCGGCGTCGACGTCTTGATTTGTGATACGGCCGGACGTCTGCAAAACAAGGTCAATTTGATGAAGGAACTTGAGAAGGTGAAGCGTGTCATCGAACGCGAAGTACCGAATGGTCCGCACGAAGTGTTGCTTGCCTTAGACGCGACGACAGGGCAGAACGCGATGGTCCAGGCGAAGGCGTTCCAAGAAGCGACGAACGTGAGCGGGATCGTCTTGACGAAGCTTGACGGGACGGCCAAAGGCGGCATCGTGCTCGCGATTCGAAACGAACTCGATATCCCGGTCAAATATGTCGGTCTCGGTGAGAAAGTCGACGATTTACAGGCGTTCGACCCGGAGCAGTTCGTGTACGGATTATTTGGTGACATCTTCGAAGAGAAACAACAGACAAACGATGACCTCGCCTAA
- the smc gene encoding chromosome segregation protein SMC produces the protein MHLKRIELAGFKSFAKRIELDFRPGVTAVVGPNGSGKSNISDAVRWVLGEQSAKSLRGAKMEDVIFAGSEGENHRNVAEVTLVLDNTDAHLRLPYAEVSVTRRVTRSGDSDYFMNKKPCRLKDVIDLFMDTGLSRDAFAIIGQGRVEQVISGKPEDRRAVIEEAAGVLKYRQRKKQAERKLQDTELNLSRVDDILYELADRVEPLREQAALAREYQVAKARHDELETGILGAEITDLGTGIARVSEQLRTAETNLTEQDGTLATISDERTALEATLAADRETLDTLHQEERTQATELERLTGEIKLAKAREEHGAETKERLERQRIELAEETEQLTQKLNVANADMASKAEALHTVEAARAELDTQLTAATRDFNAEIEQLQGEAFELATTRATLSNQQKREQRDIEQAEEAKARLLRENKDRLDVRTEQTASLEAEQARLEKARSTWETLLAEEADLTEQETTLRDKLARAEQSYHDLDRRRQKTEDRIELLERMKQSYEGYFHAVKFVLKERGPGVLGAVAELIHVLPSYEAAIETALGQTQQHIVVETEAVGRREIDRLRKASAGRATFVPMTTVKERYVPSEVAHRLESVDGFVGIAADLVETDPAYDKLKRSLLGAVIVANSLEVANRIAQTTGYRYRIVTLEGDIVNVGGSMTGGSRKQGVALFTQSRELDDLKHGLTQGLAMLHEQQLRVTTYTDEMSRLRESLQALKLKKREAEETLRSTEQAYRNLERVSQDAKAQLELFDHEMARYAHTIASATNELTRLAEELESTDALQASIRTELETLRGEQAKGAETTGQLQAAIRQNELDRQRHTLDLDRVRAEVERLETEVAKQTARLQQIERELEHVASGRVVSSAELELEHVEAVKQMDGLKDRMTLHTKQLHAEEESYRILRQREQQAADVRRRLEADVRKLETEANELELKRKWKLDALEERGLVFELLPTLTIPLDEAKEEFKLLVRQIEEIGPVNLNAIEEFDLVNERFMFLSEQRDDLVSAKEDLYDIITEMDREVTRLFNETYTLVRGHFKQTFHELFGGGEADLKLVDESDLLNTGIEIVAKPPGKKLQTLSLLSGGERALTAIALLFAILKTRPVPFCVLDEVEAALDEANVHRFGEYIRTLSIDTQFVIITHRKGTMEAADTLYGVTMQQNGVSEVLSVELSEAKRVVETEQEMEELS, from the coding sequence ATGCACTTAAAACGAATCGAACTCGCTGGCTTTAAATCGTTTGCCAAGCGGATTGAACTAGATTTTCGTCCCGGCGTCACAGCCGTGGTTGGACCGAATGGGAGCGGAAAATCAAATATATCGGACGCTGTTCGCTGGGTACTCGGTGAGCAGTCGGCCAAATCGCTCCGCGGAGCGAAAATGGAAGACGTCATCTTTGCCGGCAGTGAAGGTGAGAACCATCGCAACGTCGCCGAGGTGACGCTCGTCTTGGACAACACGGACGCCCATTTGCGCTTGCCGTACGCAGAAGTGAGCGTGACGCGCCGCGTCACACGGAGCGGCGACAGCGACTACTTCATGAACAAAAAGCCATGTCGGCTCAAAGACGTGATTGACCTGTTCATGGACACGGGTCTATCGCGCGACGCGTTCGCCATCATCGGTCAAGGCCGGGTCGAACAAGTCATCTCAGGAAAACCGGAAGACCGTCGGGCCGTCATTGAAGAAGCGGCCGGGGTGTTGAAGTACCGCCAACGTAAAAAACAAGCCGAACGGAAGCTCCAGGATACCGAGCTGAATTTGTCTCGGGTCGATGACATCTTGTATGAACTCGCCGACCGGGTCGAGCCGCTCCGGGAGCAAGCCGCACTCGCCCGCGAGTATCAAGTCGCCAAAGCACGTCACGATGAGCTCGAGACGGGCATTCTCGGCGCCGAGATCACAGACCTCGGCACGGGTATCGCTCGTGTGTCCGAACAGTTGCGGACGGCCGAGACGAACCTTACGGAGCAAGACGGCACATTGGCCACGATTTCAGACGAGCGGACGGCGCTCGAAGCGACACTCGCCGCCGATCGGGAAACACTCGACACGCTCCACCAAGAAGAACGGACCCAAGCGACCGAACTTGAACGGTTGACAGGTGAAATCAAGCTCGCGAAAGCCCGTGAAGAGCACGGGGCGGAGACGAAAGAACGCCTTGAACGCCAACGAATCGAATTGGCCGAAGAGACCGAACAGTTGACGCAGAAGTTAAACGTGGCCAACGCGGATATGGCGTCCAAAGCCGAGGCGTTACATACCGTGGAAGCGGCACGCGCCGAGCTCGACACACAATTGACAGCGGCGACGCGTGACTTTAACGCAGAAATCGAACAGCTTCAAGGCGAGGCGTTCGAACTGGCGACGACACGCGCCACGCTGAGTAACCAACAGAAGCGTGAACAGCGCGATATCGAACAAGCAGAAGAAGCGAAAGCCCGTCTCCTTCGTGAGAACAAGGACCGCCTCGACGTGCGGACCGAACAGACGGCATCGCTCGAGGCCGAACAGGCTCGTCTCGAGAAGGCGCGGTCGACGTGGGAGACGCTACTCGCCGAAGAAGCCGATTTGACCGAACAAGAAACGACACTTCGGGACAAGCTGGCCCGGGCCGAGCAGTCGTACCACGACCTCGACCGACGGCGTCAGAAGACCGAGGACCGCATCGAGTTGCTCGAACGGATGAAGCAGTCATATGAGGGTTATTTCCATGCCGTCAAATTCGTGTTGAAAGAACGGGGTCCGGGTGTGCTCGGTGCGGTCGCGGAATTGATTCACGTCCTCCCGTCCTACGAGGCCGCTATCGAGACGGCGCTCGGTCAGACGCAACAACATATCGTCGTCGAGACGGAAGCGGTCGGACGCCGTGAGATCGACCGATTACGGAAAGCGAGCGCCGGACGGGCCACGTTCGTCCCGATGACGACCGTGAAGGAACGTTACGTCCCGAGTGAAGTCGCGCACCGCCTCGAATCAGTCGACGGGTTCGTCGGCATCGCCGCCGACCTCGTCGAGACGGACCCGGCCTACGATAAATTGAAGCGGTCCCTTCTCGGTGCCGTCATCGTCGCCAACTCACTCGAGGTGGCCAACCGGATCGCCCAGACGACCGGATATCGCTATCGCATCGTCACGCTCGAGGGGGACATCGTCAACGTCGGTGGTTCGATGACCGGGGGTAGCCGGAAGCAAGGCGTCGCCTTGTTCACCCAGTCCCGGGAACTCGATGACTTGAAACACGGGTTGACGCAAGGGTTGGCCATGCTGCACGAGCAACAGTTACGCGTGACGACGTATACCGATGAGATGTCACGGTTGCGTGAGTCGCTCCAAGCGCTCAAGCTCAAGAAACGCGAGGCGGAAGAGACGCTTCGCTCGACGGAACAGGCGTATCGAAACTTGGAGCGGGTGTCGCAAGACGCCAAGGCACAACTCGAACTATTCGACCACGAGATGGCGCGCTACGCCCATACGATCGCATCTGCCACAAATGAGTTGACGCGACTTGCCGAAGAGCTCGAGTCGACCGATGCATTGCAAGCCTCGATTCGGACCGAACTTGAGACCCTCCGCGGCGAGCAAGCGAAAGGCGCCGAGACGACGGGGCAACTGCAGGCAGCCATCCGTCAAAACGAACTCGATCGTCAACGGCACACGCTCGACCTCGACCGCGTCCGTGCGGAAGTCGAGCGACTCGAGACCGAGGTCGCCAAACAGACGGCACGTCTCCAACAAATCGAGCGTGAGCTCGAACATGTGGCGAGCGGCCGGGTCGTCTCTTCTGCCGAGCTCGAGCTCGAGCACGTCGAGGCGGTCAAACAGATGGATGGATTGAAAGACCGGATGACGTTGCATACGAAACAGCTGCACGCCGAAGAAGAGTCATACCGCATCCTCAGACAGCGGGAACAACAGGCAGCAGACGTACGTCGTCGGCTCGAGGCGGATGTCCGCAAACTCGAGACCGAGGCGAACGAGCTCGAGTTGAAACGGAAGTGGAAACTCGACGCGCTCGAGGAACGAGGACTCGTCTTCGAGTTGCTCCCGACGCTCACAATCCCGCTCGATGAGGCGAAAGAAGAGTTCAAGTTGCTCGTTCGTCAAATTGAAGAGATCGGACCGGTCAACTTGAACGCAATCGAGGAGTTTGATCTCGTCAATGAACGGTTCATGTTCTTGTCCGAGCAACGGGATGACCTCGTCAGCGCCAAAGAGGACTTGTATGACATCATCACCGAGATGGACCGCGAAGTGACGCGATTATTCAACGAGACGTATACACTCGTCCGTGGTCATTTTAAACAGACGTTCCACGAGCTGTTCGGTGGTGGCGAGGCCGATTTGAAACTCGTCGACGAGTCCGACCTGCTCAATACGGGCATTGAGATCGTCGCCAAACCGCCCGGGAAGAAATTACAGACGCTCAGTCTGCTCTCGGGCGGAGAACGGGCCTTGACGGCGATTGCGCTCCTGTTCGCCATCCTGAAAACGAGACCCGTCCCGTTCTGCGTGCTCGATGAAGTCGAGGCGGCGCTCGACGAGGCGAACGTCCATCGGTTCGGGGAATATATCCGGACGCTGTCGATCGATACACAATTCGTCATCATCACCCACCGTAAAGGGACGATGGAAGCGGCGGACACGCTCTATGGCGTGACGATGCAACAAAACGGTGTCTCCGAGGTGCTTTCGGTCGAACTATCCGAAGCGAAGCGCGTCGTCGAGACGGAACAAGAGATGGAGGAATTAAGTTGA
- a CDS encoding DUF1128 family protein gives MTNEQMIEEILDKMNIINRGAIKAEEYNRADASAVKEIYDYVMNRSSLSISEVDGIVEELGQLT, from the coding sequence ATGACTAACGAACAAATGATTGAGGAAATTCTCGACAAAATGAACATCATCAACCGCGGTGCCATTAAAGCGGAAGAATATAACCGTGCTGACGCCTCGGCCGTCAAAGAGATTTATGACTACGTGATGAACCGTTCATCGCTGTCGATCTCCGAAGTGGATGGAATCGTCGAAGAGCTTGGACAATTGACGTAA
- the rnc gene encoding ribonuclease III, whose product MTKDKRRFDRQGSAQRRRRNELERSRILEQFKVLEERLSVRFTNQDLLMQAFTHSSYVNEQRGLKKDNERLEFLGDAVLELTVSRFLYETYPERSEGELTKLRAAIVCEPSLVNFAEAYAFSDFILLGKGEELTGGRKRPALLADVFESYIGALYLDQGIEPVEQFLAEAVFPKVLAGVFEEQTDYKSQLQESVQREGLGPVSYTIIEERGPAHSREFVAHARLSDDIVGEGIGRSKKEAEQLAAKEALIEFNRQYAGL is encoded by the coding sequence ATGACAAAGGACAAGCGACGGTTTGACCGTCAAGGGTCGGCGCAACGACGCCGACGAAATGAGCTCGAGCGGTCACGGATTCTCGAGCAGTTCAAAGTACTTGAAGAACGGCTGTCGGTTCGATTCACGAACCAAGACCTACTGATGCAAGCGTTCACCCACTCCTCATACGTCAACGAACAACGCGGTCTGAAAAAAGACAATGAGCGCTTAGAGTTTTTAGGTGATGCGGTGCTCGAGTTGACGGTGTCTCGGTTTTTGTATGAGACGTATCCGGAGCGCTCCGAGGGGGAATTAACAAAGTTGCGGGCGGCCATCGTCTGTGAGCCATCACTCGTCAACTTTGCGGAAGCCTATGCTTTCTCTGATTTTATCTTGCTTGGGAAAGGCGAAGAGTTGACCGGCGGGCGCAAGCGTCCGGCGTTACTCGCAGATGTGTTCGAATCATACATCGGCGCGCTCTATCTGGACCAAGGGATCGAACCAGTCGAACAGTTCCTCGCCGAAGCGGTTTTTCCGAAAGTCTTAGCCGGTGTGTTTGAAGAACAGACCGATTATAAGAGCCAGCTCCAAGAGAGCGTCCAGCGGGAAGGGCTCGGCCCCGTCTCTTACACGATCATCGAAGAGCGCGGCCCGGCGCATAGCCGCGAGTTCGTCGCCCATGCCCGTCTGTCTGACGATATCGTCGGCGAAGGCATCGGTCGATCGAAGAAAGAGGCCGAACAGCTCGCGGCGAAAGAAGCGTTAATCGAATTCAACCGGCAGTACGCCGGCCTGTAA
- the acpP gene encoding acyl carrier protein, whose product MTTEQILVDVQAAVAEKLGKDVSEITADKSFKDDLGADSLEVMEMVMDLEDKFDITIEDEDAEKLATVGDVVAYIETKL is encoded by the coding sequence ATGACAACAGAACAAATCTTAGTAGACGTACAAGCAGCAGTGGCAGAGAAACTCGGGAAAGATGTATCTGAGATCACAGCCGACAAATCATTCAAAGACGACCTCGGCGCGGATTCGCTCGAAGTGATGGAAATGGTCATGGACCTTGAAGACAAGTTCGATATCACAATCGAAGACGAAGATGCAGAGAAACTCGCGACTGTTGGCGACGTCGTCGCTTACATCGAAACTAAATTGTAA
- the fabG gene encoding 3-oxoacyl-[acyl-carrier-protein] reductase: MHDQVAIVTGASRGIGAAIAKRLGEDGFRVVVNYSGSVEKANAVVSEIEANGGEAIAVQANVSNSDDVKALIKTAVDTFGRIDCLVNNAGITRDGLLMRMKEADFDDVLSTNLKGAFLTSQAATRTLLKSKSGRIINIASVVGITGNAGQANYAAAKAGLIGLTKSVARELAGRHVTVNAVCPGFIQTDMTDALTDAQREATLGQIPFNRFGRVEDVANVVSFLASHQAAYVTGQTIAVDGGMTMA, from the coding sequence GTGCATGACCAAGTAGCAATCGTGACAGGCGCATCCCGAGGAATCGGGGCCGCCATCGCGAAGCGTTTAGGGGAGGACGGCTTTCGGGTCGTCGTGAATTACTCGGGTAGTGTTGAGAAAGCGAATGCCGTCGTCAGCGAGATCGAAGCGAACGGCGGCGAGGCGATCGCTGTCCAAGCGAACGTCTCGAACAGTGATGATGTGAAGGCACTCATCAAGACGGCGGTCGACACGTTCGGCCGCATCGACTGTCTCGTCAACAATGCGGGCATCACGCGTGACGGTCTGCTCATGCGTATGAAAGAGGCCGATTTTGACGATGTGTTGTCGACGAACTTGAAAGGCGCGTTCTTGACGTCGCAAGCCGCGACGCGGACGCTCTTGAAGTCGAAGTCGGGCCGTATCATCAATATCGCTTCAGTCGTTGGTATCACGGGGAACGCCGGACAGGCGAACTACGCGGCGGCGAAAGCCGGTCTCATCGGACTGACGAAGTCGGTCGCGCGTGAACTCGCCGGACGCCATGTGACGGTGAACGCCGTCTGTCCTGGTTTCATCCAAACGGACATGACCGACGCTTTGACCGACGCCCAACGTGAGGCGACGCTAGGGCAAATCCCGTTCAATCGCTTCGGCCGAGTCGAAGACGTGGCGAACGTTGTCTCATTCCTCGCTTCACACCAAGCGGCTTACGTGACAGGTCAGACAATCGCCGTTGACGGCGGGATGACGATGGCTTAA
- the fabD gene encoding ACP S-malonyltransferase, with product MGKTAWVFPGQGSQAVGMGQTFLDNPEQLQAINRRLGFDLLDAMAAGSKEELQRTEVAQPAIVAHAASLAQAHAKTGATPDLVIGHSVGEYAALVVAGVIDLEEASVLVHERGKLMSEVKDGTMAAVIGMTDVDEAFHVTEKISASGNLVQIANYNCPGQFVISGHVDAVKQAETDLKEAGAKRVLPLNVSGAFHSSYMMPAATRFKDVLASSPFKPAAIGVVSNVDADVHTAPEKLKALLTEQLYASVRFEACVRKAIDAGVDTFIEFGPTSPLSGLIKRIDSKVTIKQATTLEEVAALGGEVRA from the coding sequence ATGGGGAAAACAGCATGGGTATTTCCGGGACAAGGGTCACAAGCCGTCGGCATGGGCCAAACGTTCCTCGACAATCCTGAACAACTGCAAGCGATCAACCGTCGCCTCGGATTTGATTTACTCGACGCCATGGCGGCAGGATCAAAAGAAGAGCTTCAACGGACGGAGGTGGCCCAACCGGCCATCGTGGCGCATGCGGCATCACTCGCACAAGCTCACGCTAAAACGGGCGCCACTCCAGACTTGGTGATCGGTCACAGCGTCGGAGAATATGCGGCACTCGTCGTCGCAGGCGTCATCGACTTGGAAGAAGCGAGCGTGCTCGTCCACGAGCGCGGCAAGTTGATGTCAGAAGTGAAGGATGGAACGATGGCAGCCGTCATCGGCATGACCGATGTCGACGAGGCGTTCCATGTGACGGAGAAAATCAGTGCTAGCGGGAACCTTGTACAAATCGCCAACTACAACTGTCCGGGTCAGTTCGTCATCTCGGGACATGTCGATGCGGTCAAACAAGCCGAGACGGATTTGAAAGAGGCTGGCGCGAAACGCGTCTTGCCGCTGAACGTCTCAGGCGCGTTCCATAGCTCGTACATGATGCCGGCCGCGACGCGGTTCAAAGATGTGCTCGCCTCGTCGCCATTCAAACCGGCGGCGATCGGGGTCGTCTCGAACGTCGATGCGGATGTCCATACCGCCCCGGAAAAATTGAAAGCACTTCTCACCGAGCAACTGTACGCCTCGGTCCGGTTCGAAGCGTGTGTCCGCAAAGCGATCGACGCTGGCGTCGACACGTTCATTGAATTCGGTCCGACGTCACCGCTGTCAGGTCTCATCAAACGGATCGATTCGAAAGTGACGATCAAACAGGCGACGACGCTCGAAGAGGTGGCCGCGTTAGGAGGAGAAGTACGTGCATGA
- the plsX gene encoding phosphate acyltransferase PlsX, with protein MKLAIDAMGGDHAPKAIVEGVKQFADAFPNESMELFLVGDEVKLASYGLTDPRIKIVPASEIITGDDEPVRAVRRKKDSSLVVAAKLVKDGEADALVSAGNTGALMAASLFVIGRIPGIERPALSPTFPTYTGSGVVILDVGANPDAKPEHLVDYAIMGSLYAEHVRGVKRPRVALLNIGTEAGKGNALTKEAYPLLEQAPVHFVGNVEAREAMSGDVDVIVTEGFAGNILLKGVEGSSSMLMKMMKEQFTSDLVSKLAALVLKPKLKRLKQTLDYREHGGAGLFGINAPVIKAHGSSDALAIMSALKQAKIMVDHDVVTKIKQAKATN; from the coding sequence ATGAAATTAGCAATTGATGCAATGGGCGGGGACCACGCCCCGAAAGCAATCGTGGAAGGTGTCAAACAGTTTGCTGACGCATTCCCGAACGAATCGATGGAACTGTTTTTAGTCGGAGACGAGGTCAAACTCGCCTCTTACGGGTTGACCGACCCGCGGATTAAAATCGTTCCAGCGAGCGAAATCATCACCGGGGACGACGAACCGGTCCGGGCCGTCCGCCGTAAGAAGGACAGTTCGCTCGTCGTGGCGGCCAAACTCGTCAAAGACGGCGAGGCCGACGCCCTCGTCTCGGCTGGGAATACGGGCGCCCTCATGGCGGCGTCACTGTTCGTCATCGGGCGCATTCCCGGCATCGAGCGTCCCGCGTTGTCACCTACGTTCCCTACATATACGGGTAGCGGTGTCGTCATTTTAGACGTCGGGGCCAACCCGGACGCTAAGCCTGAGCACTTGGTCGACTATGCGATCATGGGCTCGCTCTACGCTGAGCACGTCCGCGGTGTCAAACGTCCGCGGGTCGCGCTACTCAACATCGGGACCGAGGCTGGGAAAGGAAACGCCCTCACGAAAGAGGCGTACCCCCTCCTTGAACAAGCCCCGGTCCACTTTGTCGGCAACGTGGAAGCGCGCGAGGCGATGTCCGGTGATGTCGATGTCATCGTCACGGAAGGGTTCGCCGGAAACATCTTGCTCAAAGGTGTCGAAGGCTCGTCGTCGATGCTTATGAAAATGATGAAGGAGCAGTTCACGAGCGATCTCGTTTCGAAGCTCGCCGCTCTCGTCTTAAAACCGAAGTTGAAACGATTGAAACAAACATTAGATTATCGGGAACATGGTGGCGCCGGCTTGTTCGGCATCAACGCCCCGGTCATCAAAGCGCACGGTTCGAGCGACGCGCTCGCCATCATGAGCGCGCTCAAACAGGCGAAAATCATGGTCGATCACGACGTCGTCACGAAGATCAAACAAGCAAAAGCCACAAACTAA